AACACCCAGCACGTAACATGACGTATACCTACGCAAGGACTTCACGATTATGGATCGCGACATGATTAGTCTACGCTCGTTGTTAAGACTGTTTGCTACCGATAAGAATATGACAGTTGTTTAAGAAATCGTCATTCTCCTTAAACACATTTAAGGACACATATTAATATCCATGCATGGTTTAGTTTAATGATAGTAATTATGCTATCATGTTTGATATACGGATACATTCATTGGGAGGTAGTAGCAGCACAATTTGGTCAAAAGGGTTCCCTGATTGTGAAACTGTGCCTCATTTTTATACCGAGCTCATAACTTACGTGACAGTGCTTTGGATGTACTTTTTAAAGTACCCCCATAGTCACTCGTTAATGTTTAACGATCCAATAATAGGCTGGATATTCGCGGCTCGTACGTCAATTACCAATTCGATTGAATTTCATCTGGATATGCCGTTAAGCTTTTTACGAATGCATCacaaataattaacattattttatcttttattatagtttatattctattatatatcataatcgTCATCTTAAGTCGTTAATTGAAGCATTTAAATTGataagataaatgataattatcttcggattattaattatttggtTGCATTCTTAAATGATATCGATTaaacaagaagagaaaaattctttttgctGGATAATGTTTTACAGTTTAAGAggacaaataaaatgaataataagaaatgagATATTGATGATTTTGTTGTGTCGTTtgaatatgttatatttttatacgtaaaGACTAATACTAAAACGATCAGAATGAATTAAATGATTCCATAAGaacgtaatatttaaactattCGTTCaaaatgttcatttttaaAGTTACGCGTCTTCATGGTAGTTAATTGTAACGAGTTtgtaatctattttatatttacagaaTTAAATTCACGtgtgaataatttaaatattacatgttatttttcttaatgtcgaaagtataaaaaaaaataaaaaataaaaaaaaaaaaataaaaaatagagaagtaTATCGATTCaacgaaaattaatgaataataaataaaagtgtaaAATTGTTGATCATATagtaattaagaaatattttcatattatatacacagtCTGCTGAGAATATTCTTTTGAACTGTAAAACtgccatgaaaaaaaaaaagaagaaaaaaaagaagaaaaaaaaatctttgttgTCCTTTATCTACTTGAGTAGATAAAAAATGActtattgattttaatgattaccgatcctttaatgaaaattaacgaTGAATTTGTATAATCACATTGCTTAGCGTCATAATTCCGATGAAATTTAATGAGATACTAGGAAAGTGAATTCCATTGTTAAATTTACGATGGTGGGCGGCAGCTGTAAGAAATCCTGGTTCAAAGGTGTTCCCAATGATGTTCCTTCTATTTACTTCACAAGatttgagttttttttttttttttcttggtttaCGGTTATTAGTAGAGTTGTTAACGACACTAGATTTTTATGTTTCAATACTGAGTGTTGATTAATAATACCACAATGAATGCTAAAATGACTTCTTTGATTATGGGAAAACACAAACAGGTGTGCACAAGGAATTAGACTTTATTTCTGAGTACACTTCTTAAGTGATTTAGCTTTTTTTTACTACAGTATAAGCATACTATATCAAGTATTAGAATTTGATACGAAGTTCATTTCTGCATTGTTTCGcatgatttaaaaagaaagtaaacgtATACTTAGTAATACCAATGTATGATGTGCCAGAGAAGGAATGATACATGTTTTATGATATCTAGCTGAAGTGCAGACTTAGCGCATAcctttattactataatactaCTTAGTCGAAATGTGGATgtctgaaaaaaataaactagcTTTACTATACTAAGctataaaatagatatgatCAACtgttttaaattgattatcaGTGATATTCAAGATTCAGTTATCAATTTAAAACAGCTATCTCTTCTTCCGGATATGACAACAACTAATCGGACGTGTCTCATGGATTTTGCAAAAACGCATGGCGGTTGATGCAACACATTGACACCTAACAAAACAGCTGCCATATAAtctgaatatttttatggTAGCCAAAAACTGAGATATCCCCCAACTTGCTTGTTTCAGATACATTTGTATTGATTGCAATTTGTGCataatttaagaataaaacaTTTCTGTACATAGACTGCTCATTAGTacattgaacaaaaaaaaaaaaaacaacaaaacaaacaacaaAAACGAAATCTTGGTGACCTCTccttaattaaaagaagaaaaaaaaaaaaaaaagaaaaaaatagaaaaaaggaaaaagaaagaaaaaaaaaaacaatgatgtATCCAACGAATGCAAATCCTTTTATCTATTAACATTTCTTACATGTATGCGTATTAGATTCGAAGTAAAATATCATTTGGAAGGTTCGATgtgtaaaatatttgaaaaacatcaattttataataataacttatgtaaataatttattacgctgatttcatttttaaaacaaataacaatattcacatctcgtttaaatttaaacaaaatgcGCGGGAAAAAGAGCTTGTCTCTTTGACATATACTTTTTGAATTTATACaactattttataataattcggtcattatttattctttcgaatatttgtgatctatttgtatgtgtatattattatttttcataataatctttttatttgctattattactttcaattggtcaattcgattttcttttttttttttttttcattcccaAAGACGCGATTAATTATTCGTCCAATCGGCATGCAACATCGTAGAAATTCTACGAAGTTATTGGACGTTTCGATTTGATGTAGTTTCCATTGAAAGgtacattttcatttgtaaatatttcacaatataaattaatattgcaaAAGTAAgagattgaaataattatagattagaatctcaagtatatatatatatatacatatatatatatataagtataaatgaattttattgagaatttttcatattaaaatatcaatggtttttcaatatatattttgatagtaataatttatagtatTAAATGTTCTCGTATGGTGGCGCCACGAGCTTCATAAAACATATGTTCCATTTCAGTTCTGATATATGACACAACCAATGATAATACCATAATCGGAATCCAGTCAGCTGTTATGTCAAGTGAATATCCTTAACCaacaaaataagtaaaaataagttaattaattggccttaataaagattttcttgATAATATTGTGATCTTCCAGTGTATACACATTATCATAAGAACGTACAGATAAAAGAGGTGAGTTGATTCCGATTAACTATGGTTATACTTTATGCTTTCGAATTCCTCGCATTTAGATACTtgctactacttcttcttcttcatcatcatcgttaatGCTAGTCATCTCTGCGTCCaactattatttttgtttttccttcttttccttttgttttcttttctattttttctctctctctctctctccctctctctctctttttcttttttttcttccttttttttcttttttttttttctttcttttcttttttttttttttttttttttttttttttctttttaatttgttcccgatttattaattcatattttcattcattaatcgATTTCATTGATTGTAAAATTCTGATTGTAAGATTTCCATGCGAGAATTTCAATATTGTCCCAAAAATATTACACCTACATTATGTCCACATACAGTATCGCATAATTTACCTGTTCGCTTGAATCATTATGCAAATGGCGCGTTTGTATTGTAATATTCTTatcaaataaacatttattttcatgattGATTAATTCTCGAATAatgttcgataatatttttgtgatatatatatatatatataatttttattatttattatttacgttcgaaaatttaatagcctatcgtttcttttcttttttctttttcttacttttttttttttacgcctGCGTAgcatattaagaaaaaattattttcttcgattcgtaataataaattaatcggaTAACTGGTTCGATACATCATTTACTCCAATGAAATcgtataaataagataatatgaTAATCGTATAAATGTTGAGATAGTACGtaaacatctctctctctctctctttttttttttattttcgttctttttttcttttttttttttcttcttacaaaGTCTCAAATCTCCCGATAAATACAAGTTGTAAACAAATAGagtataatttgttttcttacaAAATAAACAATGGTTGTGTCATTACTTCTATATTGTAATCttttaatagaagaaaagaagaaaaaaggaaaaaaaaaaaaaataataataataaattgttaatgtataaaatgcattgatttttataaggTAACGAATGCATTTTTACAAGACGTtgctaaattatatatatatatatgtatataaaaggaaaaggaaaataaaaataaaaataaaaataaaaaagagaaaaaaaacatgtgTCAAGAACAATGTCTCATGAATGTTAGCGTGTCGAAATCATCTCTCAttacgtgatttttttttaacatttcgaCATACTGATTATTCATGCGTGTCGTGAACGCGCGGTgaaatcgtaaagaaaaagacagtCAGAGagagccagagagagagagagagagagagagagagagacacgatGATAATagttcttttatatcttcttggagaaaggataaatgaaaatagaaactatacaaaaaaacaaaaaacaaaaaaagaaaaagaaaaatattcgatgtatataaacatattttcattccgagaaaaatattatttcattcgataatcagtaatagtaacaatcgataaaataatataatcaattgaTATACGTAGTATATTAACCgctaatatttgaaattcaaattttaaatctttcttcgcatttcgatcgaactttttatatttcaattatatttaaattgctgattataaatgcatatacaagtgataatttttaacgtaattaacatattgatttataaataacgtATCGCAAGAATTTCATGTAGAATGAatcatcaattttataaatcactTTGTTATGTTTTCCGCGAATTGTCATacgtaaaatatacatatatatatataattatctctgtctcacgatcgaaaaaaaaaagaacaatttttgtcgtataattaaatacgaatagaatttatcttttttttcttttttttttttttttttcgatcgtgaGATCCAAATTATccatatttgtaattatttaataacgaaCATATTAGGAAATACTTTTAAGTTTAATTCAattcaatgaataataattaagacatgttatttcttaatattgtttttgttatcatAGGTCCTTTTTAAAATCTAGTTGACTGAATTCAAGAATGATATTGTAGCAGTATTATTACTCTATATACTTCCAAGATGTtcaaagaaaacgataatgcTTCTGGGGGTTGTAATGGTGCACCACCACGTGCTCGACGCTTTCCACGATTTTCCTTAAGgagattattatattcgagTCCTCTGATTGGTCGAAGAATAGTTCGTGCCCCTAGTTCAGGCAACAGAAACAATACTAAAGGTAATTAAATCTTCTTTACGTGtcacttattctttttttttttttttttttttttttttttttttttttttttttttttttttttttttttttcataccgTTGATccatcataaaatatattcttcatttctttttgtctttctttttttctttttctttttttctttttcatcttttcaatTTTGCAGCTAAAGATCCAGCGAGCAGTAGAGTATTTATTGAAGCCAGAGTAAGTAATGGTTCAAGCCATTATCAATTTTACAACATAGACCTACAACGTGCTTCCAGCAAAGGCTCTGTACTTTCTTCTGCCGGAAAGGTATTTATAGAACTGTACAAGTGCAACTGAGAAGGAATCTTGGAGGATACTAATttgtagaatttttctttggctaatattaaaatatagaaaataaattatcttaataaaattaatttcaatattcctacaatattcttattcattttttttttttttttttttttttttttttttttttttttttttttttttaaattacagaGCAATGAAAGCGGATTAATGGAATGCCCGTTATGCTTAGCCGATCTACCGATCGAATTATTTCCTGTAATACAATCATGTCATCATCGTACCTGTTATGATTGCTTCCAACAATATCTTAAAATTGAGATTTCAGAGTCAAGGGTTAATATAGCCTGTCCCGTATGTTCAGAACCACTTCATCCAAATGGTAAAAAtgattgtattaaaataaacaaattatacgatatattatatgatatatatcgcattttttatataagattattgtaacaaatttctttcttacttttctattttcttcttcattttcattttgtcaACAGATATTCGAATGATCCTAAACGATTCAGctcaattagaaaaatatgaggACTTTATGGTACGAAGAGTCCTCGCGGTTGAACCCGACGCAAGATGGTGTCCAGCACCAGATTGCAGTTTTGCTGTAATTGCCAGTGGTTGTGCTTCATGTCCAAAATTACGATGCGAACGACCTGGTTGCGATTCATACTTTTGTTATCATTGTAAAGCACGATGGCATCCTAATCAAACGTGCGATGCAGCTAGAGCACAACGTTCACAATATTATGAACGTAGCTCCTCGCTTAGTTTCAGTCAAAGTGATTCACAACACAGTATGTATTCATTtcataacatttctttttttctttctacaaatatatataattataattataattaataataatataattataattataaatatattattctataaatatatatatatatatatatatatatatatatattatatgctatgtatatgtatgtatatatttttgttttatgcgTTTAGGAGATGATATTAAACCATGTCCAAGATGTCAAGCTCTTATCGTTAAAATGGACGATGGAAGTTGTAATCATATGACATGTGCCGTTTGCGGAGCCGAATTTTGTTGGCTTTGTATGAAAGAAATCAGTGATCTCCATTATCTaaggtattaatattatatctatattaattatattttattcgataaaatattcgataaatttgaaaattgtttcgattattattttaacagtCCTTCTGGCTGTACTTTTTGGGGTAAAAAGCCATGGtccagaaagaagaaaattctttggCAATTAGGAACTCTTGTTGGTGCTCCTGTTGGAATTGCTCTTGTCGCTGGTATAGCGGTCCCTGCAATGATTATcggtaaatattaattttttattaattaatattataacatacgcgtaattatgtataatttaacacatttttatatttatacgtacttTTGTTATAGGCATTCCTGTATGGGtaggaagaaaattatacaCAAGGTATAAGAAAGCCAACAAGCACAAGAGAAATGCTTTTATTGCAGGTGGTGTTACCGCATCGGTAAGTCCGAAAAATGTCTTgtattttgtctttctttttttttctctctttttttttttttttttaatcaatattatttttattctctatgTTGACATCTcatctttaatttaatttgacaTATCTCCATGATCAGAGATACgtgctgtatatatatatatatatataatatatacgtgtatgatatctatatatatatacacacacatatttatatatatatatatacacacatacatgtattaAAGAGGCTTGATATTTCATGACAACATcgaagtatattttatttatattgaaacaaaatgtggtattttttttttttttgttttttttttgttctttctttttttctttttaattaacataagaAATTAGCTTACAAAACAGattaatctattatatatatattttttttctttttttttttttttttttttttctttaattcgttAGAATAATATGATCGGTGAGGAAATGTATTTGACCCATAAATAGTAAGGAGCACCCATAAAtagcattattatcattttctcttaGGATGATGTCTAACAAATGTTTCGTTcttattaacgaatataaaatattatattaataaacacaTTTCAATTTGATGCACAGAAAAATAGCACGTCGTTAATATATAGATGTTTGAAAACTCAAtccatatacacatacatggtACGTTATTAAAAAGGTTTACAGTAGCAGAAGTATCGGCGAAATGGTATATATAAGGTTGTCGATAAAAAGTTCATTAATACCTAATGTTACACGTCATgcttgaggaaaaaaaaaaagcgcaTTCATTactaaatgtatattttctcATTCGTTTTCGAATCGTATATCAATGAGTTTTACGGCCTATATCGATTTCATTAAATTGTGCCGTGAATTAGAAGATCGTGCAGAGCAGCACATGGTAGGAATATGAAAGTAGTGCATGTTAAATCTACCGTCGGTTCAATGACATTCTCatcaaattcatattttacgcactttataatttttcaattgaacgtgtttctcttctcttctttcttttttatcctcggttgtattttctttttttcatcatcatcttcttcttcttcttcttcttcttcttcttcttcttcttcttccatttttcaatttctctcttttttttcttttcttccttccttccttccttccttccttttcttttcattaaggaaaaaaaaaaaaaaaaaaaaaaaggaaaaaaaagaagagatacgGTACTGCCCTTTATATTCATGTAATCGATTATCACACTTTTGCCCGATCTTTAATACTGCTTTAATAATCATTGCTGGCATTAAAGTCTACACATCGACATAAAAATTCTGCTACCATATCTTCGAAGCGAGAGAGCTTGGAAGTACAAACCTTCCTACGGCCCATTTGGAAGAGCTTGGCTCGtgtattatatgttatttttttttttttttctttccccccttttctttttcttttcactgtAATAGGAAGGAATTATAGTTCCATTAATAGGAAGGCCGTTTAAGCTTCCGCTTCTGTCGTCGTTATTGCAATCTCTTCGGTTAATATGCCATCATTATGAAGATCTTGAAGTACATCGATTAAACGTTGTTCCGTTTGTGGATGTCCCAAAGCTATATCTATAGATCCAATACAAAGTAATAATGCCAATAATTGAGATTTTCTATAATCCTTAGCGAGATCTTTCCTCGTATATCCAAGATCTTTTGGTATATCAACTCCGTAAAGGAAGCAGGAACGATTTAAAGCGATCCAATATGAATCCAAAAGAGATTCCGTGTGTTTTCGGCGCAATTTGCTTGGCAATGAgctcaacaataataatgcaaCGTCGTTCGTTGGTCTGCTATAAGCAACCATTTGCCAATCGAGAATGAAACACGTGGTACGTTCCTGGGCATAATGAAATTGTAAATTCTTACACCAGAAGTCCGTATGCGTGATCAGAGCTAATGGACCTTCTGGAGCAAGAAGGGTCATGATGATGTCTTTGGTTTTTGGTCGAAGTGCCATAAGAGCTTCGAGAACTGTTTCGAGTCCTGGCACACGTTCTAAAAAGCGTGCCAATTGAGAGAATCCTCGTTCTACCATTTGTTGATAAGAATCTGTCGCTTTGGCCTTTTGAAATAGGAACGGGTAACGTTCCGGTAAAGGTTTCCCGTCTATAATTTTCATGCTGAGTGATAGACCGTGTATCGAGGCTATAGAATCCAAGGCAGCTTTTGCTTCAGCGAATGTCAATCCTTCGGAGAATTTAATGCTCGTTGCATCAAAATCAGATAAAACCAACATCGATTCCGGTGGTACAGGGCTATCATCGGTTCCTCCAGGTGGACTATAATGAGCGTAATAACATATTGGTACCTTCAATGAATTATCATACATTTCTTCCAGACTTATTCGATCTCCCTTGATATGTATATCTTCGAATTTCTTCAAGTCCGGTATTAtctgaaatgaaattataatagtGCATTgggaaatatttccttttttcttttcttttttttttgtttttcgtcttttttcttttttttttttttttttttttttttttatatatataaatacaattatctcattcgcaataataataataatatatatttaagggGATTTCGACTCACCTGcgtgtaaaatttaatttcacgtAGATCGTATTGACCCTCGGTCACGAAGAAACGACTGAAGGGATCGTCCGGTAATCGTTTGATGATGATTCCTATTCTGCGCCGGACA
This DNA window, taken from Vespa velutina chromosome 12, iVesVel2.1, whole genome shotgun sequence, encodes the following:
- the LOC124953225 gene encoding uncharacterized protein LOC124953225 — its product is MSDCEDSEDSCGEEELVPKWELRKEWLEGIFEKHFEEPVFVPEFKIIPRCTSNDSVLSDVTYAEAIVYSKVVRRRIGIIIKRLPDDPFSRFFVTEGQYDLREIKFYTQIIPDLKKFEDIHIKGDRISLEEMYDNSLKVPICYYAHYSPPGGTDDSPVPPESMLVLSDFDATSIKFSEGLTFAEAKAALDSIASIHGLSLSMKIIDGKPLPERYPFLFQKAKATDSYQQMVERGFSQLARFLERVPGLETVLEALMALRPKTKDIIMTLLAPEGPLALITHTDFWCKNLQFHYAQERTTCFILDWQMVAYSRPTNDVALLLLSSLPSKLRRKHTESLLDSYWIALNRSCFLYGVDIPKDLGYTRKDLAKDYRKSQLLALLLCIGSIDIALGHPQTEQRLIDVLQDLHNDGILTEEIAITTTEAEA
- the LOC124953219 gene encoding E3 ubiquitin-protein ligase RNF19A-like isoform X1, producing MFKENDNASGGCNGAPPRARRFPRFSLRRLLYSSPLIGRRIVRAPSSGNRNNTKAKDPASSRVFIEARVSNGSSHYQFYNIDLQRASSKGSVLSSAGKSNESGLMECPLCLADLPIELFPVIQSCHHRTCYDCFQQYLKIEISESRVNIACPVCSEPLHPNDIRMILNDSAQLEKYEDFMVRRVLAVEPDARWCPAPDCSFAVIASGCASCPKLRCERPGCDSYFCYHCKARWHPNQTCDAARAQRSQYYERSSSLSFSQSDSQHRDDIKPCPRCQALIVKMDDGSCNHMTCAVCGAEFCWLCMKEISDLHYLSPSGCTFWGKKPWSRKKKILWQLGTLVGAPVGIALVAGIAVPAMIIGIPVWVGRKLYTRYKKANKHKRNAFIAGGVTASVLVSPVLAGLAVGIGVPILLFYVYGVVPVSLCRSGGCGVSTNGTGVRFDFDDENELMGALGVRNAGDAASIDVASHRGGNPSIGEASLSLGSGSQLEKLGRENDRESASNVALAGTSLAGSIASSVLPGGQRLEVQADVTSTQRCSLCSETASAATSLSEKSVNASIALDDGAASTRALSGSVLNFKMDSNSISGGRSTEGDHTGNSNTGGHMDSAGQATSLSSLEEVVPGLAKRTRRKPPLDRQHSDSSNWTVCGEDGGSERVRFDDHVSFIEADRDQTSTGAQCNANNRTGGRRKRNKEVEQDLETQKLSKNSNKELNNDTSIEDHPSIERINVATLRNVFFHSSTVSTDREKRLSVIEEPIPVVLQNSGSSHAFAPCDEERIRNESSQS
- the LOC124953219 gene encoding E3 ubiquitin-protein ligase RNF19A-like isoform X2, whose protein sequence is MFKENDNASGGCNGAPPRARRFPRFSLRRLLYSSPLIGRRIVRAPSSGNRNNTKAKDPASSRVFIEARVSNGSSHYQFYNIDLQRASSKGSVLSSAGKSNESGLMECPLCLADLPIELFPVIQSCHHRTCYDCFQQYLKIEISESRVNIACPVCSEPLHPNDIRMILNDSAQLEKYEDFMVRRVLAVEPDARWCPAPDCSFAVIASGCASCPKLRCERPGCDSYFCYHCKARWHPNQTCDAARAQRSQYYERSSSLSFSQSDSQHRDDIKPCPRCQALIVKMDDGSCNHMTCAVCGAEFCWLCMKEISDLHYLSPSGCTFWGKKPWSRKKKILWQLGTLVGAPVGIALVAGIAVPAMIIGIPVWVGRKLYTRYKKANKHKRNAFIAGGVTASVLVSPVLAGLAVGIGVPILLFYVYGVVPVSLCRSGGCGVSTNGTGVRFDFDDENELMGALGVRNAGDAASIDVASHRGGNPSIGEASLSLGSGSQLEKLGRENDRESASNVALAGTSLAGSIASSVLPGGQRLEVQADVTSTQRCSLCSETASAATSLSEKSVNASIALDDGAASTRALSGSVLNFKMDSNSISGGRSTEGDHTGNSNTGGHMDSAGQATSLSSLEEVVPGLAKRTRRKPPLDRQHSDSSNWTVCGEDGGSERVRFDDHVSFIEADRDQTSTGAQCNANNRTGGRRKRNKEVEQDLETQKLSKFWKCCAITSNFSLVRTYLLFFFSSLLFSFIYKNLTSRKCLKIEGKKKKTFRILKRVKLPVCSDKENLSYYIHYD
- the LOC124953219 gene encoding E3 ubiquitin-protein ligase RNF19A-like isoform X4, translating into MFKENDNASGGCNGAPPRARRFPRFSLRRLLYSSPLIGRRIVRAPSSGNRNNTKAKDPASSRVFIEARVSNGSSHYQFYNIDLQRASSKGSVLSSAGKSNESGLMECPLCLADLPIELFPVIQSCHHRTCYDCFQQYLKIEISESRVNIACPVCSEPLHPNDIRMILNDSAQLEKYEDFMVRRVLAVEPDARWCPAPDCSFAVIASGCASCPKLRCERPGCDSYFCYHCKARWHPNQTCDAARAQRSQYYERSSSLSFSQSDSQHRDDIKPCPRCQALIVKMDDGSCNHMTCAVCGAEFCWLCMKEISDLHYLSPSGCTFWGKKPWSRKKKILWQLGTLVGAPVGIALVAGIAVPAMIIGIPVWVGRKLYTRYKKANKHKRNAFIAGGVTASVLVSPVLAGLAVGIGVPILLFYVYGVVPVSLCRSGGCGVSTNGTGVRFDFDDENELMGALGVRNAGDAASIDVASHRGGNPSIGEASLSLGSGSQLEKLGRENDRESASNVALAGTSLAGSIASSVLPGGQRLEVQADVTSTQRCSLCSETASAATSLSEKSVNASIALDDGAASTRALSGSVLNFKMDSNSISGGRSTEGDHTGNSNTGGHMDSAGQATSLSSLEEVVPGLAKRTRRKPPLDRQHSDSSNWTVCGEDGGSERVRFDDHVSFIEADRDQTSTGAQCNANNRTGGRRKRNKEVEQDLETQKLSNSTVSTDREKRLSVIEEPIPVVLQNSGSSHAFAPCDEERIRNESSQS